The Chryseobacterium geocarposphaerae genome window below encodes:
- a CDS encoding DUF4476 domain-containing protein gives MKNIFIGFMFLIGIHSFAQEAGKVGELLKNEASKTEIESPNTKRSEARIKNNSGFRNQSQNNESGFKNSRYQWNVDYGYSEVFLRIPEQGIFSVELGDQFMANNSGKFRFFDLPSGRIPISIYENGYLLYRTTLNVRNNSRLVLDFFTNKGLYLLDSYPVQNQSYGFNNWNDVWNNPYGNQGNNWNNGGSYANVMDNSSFGDFLSMLQRNTRFDDDRLSVIRQQMRTTMFTSQQIQALVKEMSFDKNKLSLAKSIFNNCVDKHKYFIVCDAFDFESSKRELMDFVAKS, from the coding sequence ATGAAAAATATTTTTATCGGTTTTATGTTTCTTATAGGAATTCATTCATTTGCACAAGAAGCAGGAAAAGTAGGGGAGCTTTTAAAAAACGAAGCCTCAAAAACAGAGATAGAATCTCCAAATACTAAAAGAAGTGAGGCCAGAATTAAAAATAATTCAGGTTTTAGAAATCAGAGCCAAAATAATGAATCTGGTTTTAAAAATTCACGATATCAATGGAATGTAGATTATGGCTATTCTGAAGTTTTTCTTAGAATTCCGGAACAGGGAATATTTAGTGTAGAATTAGGTGATCAGTTTATGGCAAACAATTCCGGAAAATTCAGATTTTTTGATCTGCCATCCGGAAGAATTCCGATTTCTATTTACGAAAACGGTTATTTATTATACAGAACCACTTTAAATGTCCGTAATAACAGCAGATTAGTCCTTGATTTTTTTACCAATAAAGGTTTGTATCTTTTAGATTCTTATCCTGTTCAAAATCAGTCTTACGGTTTTAATAACTGGAACGATGTCTGGAATAATCCTTATGGAAATCAGGGGAATAACTGGAATAATGGAGGGAGTTATGCTAATGTTATGGATAACAGTTCTTTCGGTGATTTTCTTTCTATGCTTCAGAGAAATACAAGATTTGACGATGACAGACTTTCCGTAATAAGACAGCAGATGCGTACAACAATGTTTACATCCCAACAGATTCAGGCTTTGGTCAAGGAAATGAGTTTTGATAAAAATAAATTGTCTTTGGCAAAATCTATATTTAATAATTGTGTTGACAAGCATAAATATTTTATAGTTTGTGATGCATTTGAT